One Xiphophorus maculatus strain JP 163 A chromosome 23, X_maculatus-5.0-male, whole genome shotgun sequence genomic window, TGTTGGCAAAGCAGTTGCTCCTTGCACGcattcttctcactcacatgagagttagcCAACTCTTTTGCGAGCTccaccaggaagtccacccgtctctcctgcaccccagtGCATGCCTGATACAGCACATgcgcattcagtgctgccatgtcaatcatgttgtAGAACACGGCAACTGGCCACCTCCGTGTTCCTGCACGCACGCTGTACTCCCGCACCATTTTGTCCATCACATCCACACCGCACTTTGCTTTGTTATATTGTTTGATGGTGTTTGGCTTTCTTCTGGTGGTATCCTCAGTCTCAACCACGCTGTGCATGCTGCTGAGAATGTAAACGACCTTCTTCCTTTTGGGCACATACACTGTCAGCGTGGCATCAGAGGTTGAAAACACCTGAGTGGTGAATTCAGTGCGATCCATCTGTCTAGCGGATTGAGGAATTTCCCGGCTTCTCTTGTTGACTGAGCCGAGGATGGTGGTTTTCCGGCTACGCAGTTGTTGCGCAAGTGACAGTGATGTGAAGAAATTGTCCGTGGTTACAGTTCTGCCCTGGTCCATGAACGGTTCCATCAGCCTCATCACTACAGTCTCGGACAGTCTCTCCCCGCTGGGACGACTGGGGTCCTTGCCAAGATATGGGAAGACATTGCAGATGTACTGTGATTTCAAGTCGCAAGCCACCCAAAACTTGATGCCAAACCTGTCCGGTTTTGTTGCTATGTATTGAAGGAAACAGCAGCGGGTTTTTGTGGGGAAAAGCTGTTCACCAATAGTGATGTGTCGACCAGGGTTGTAGGATGCGATGCAGTTAGTGACAAACGATCCCCAAACATCGGAGATTGCAGCGAACTTATCGGTCTCCGCTCGCTCACGGCGTGTAAACATGTCATCAAAGCGTAGGTGTCGCATGATGTTTTGGAAGCGGTTTCGGGCCATAGTTGCAATGATCGTTGGGTTtcccaggtttgctgaccagctgtcacatagtgatggaaccttggtcaccccccgcaagataacgactgaaataaatgccttTAGTTCCGGGAGATCCATGAACCAATCCTGCTGCTCCTGACGTGCATGTTGGGTGGTCCACTGTTGAATGGTACGAAGCATCTCCAGAGTAATAAAACAGAGGAAGCTCTGAAGGCGACTCCGGATGCTTCGACTGGCCTCAGCGCTTGGCTCTCCATCTTTGGCGTACGGCTCTATTGGAGTGAAATGGAGATGTGTCCCCACTTGTTCCTGCCGCCACACTGTACCATCCTTCGTGGTCTCTGTCGGCTCACTCCCCGAACGAGCTCTCTTTTTTGGTAGCGGGAGAGTCTCCTCATctgcaagaaaaacaatttcaaatcaacgttttgtttctttctaaataaaaaaatagtcaggaaaataaaataggCAGGTTGAGAAAACTAACCTGAAGAGAGCTCAGAGTCCGAATCCGGTTGAGCGTCTAGGTCTTCTTTGTCTATGACTTCTTCATCTATATCTTCTCCTTCTGAATCCCAAGGCTTGAAATTCTGCATAAGTAATTCCAAAGCCTCTTCAGCATTCATCGGCTTCTGTGTCCTCTTCGCCATCTTGATTCTTGCAAACTAAAAAGCTGAGTGAATGTCCAGATATTTAtactccacagcacaaaaggcagcctgcaaatttgcatgtgcaaagtctcccagatctGGCCCGCCTCTCACCCCTCCCCACACTCAGGAACCACCAGAagcagttattttcaaaatttctatcctgttccaaggacaatcagcgtgaacgttgatgtagtgagtttggctctcctcccccctgctggTCCCTCAGGCTATGGTCACATCTAC contains:
- the LOC111606997 gene encoding uncharacterized protein LOC111606997, coding for MAKRTQKPMNAEEALELLMQNFKPWDSEGEDIDEEVIDKEDLDAQPDSDSELSSDEETLPLPKKRARSGSEPTETTKDGTVWRQEQVGTHLHFTPIEPYAKDGEPSAEASRSIRSRLQSFLCFITLEMLRTIQQWTTQHARQEQQDWFMDLPELKAFISVVILRGVTKVPSLCDSWSANLGNPTIIATMARNRFQNIMRHLRFDDMFTRRERAETDKFAAISDVWGSFVTNCIASYNPGRHITIGEQLFPTKTRCCFLQYIATKPDRFGIKFWVACDLKSQYICNVFPYLGKDPSRPSGERLSETVVMRLMEPFMDQGRTVTTDNFFTSLSLAQQLRSRKTTILGSVNKRSREIPQSARQMDRTEFTTQVFSTSDATLTVYVPKRKKVVYILSSMHSVVETEDTTRRKPNTIKQYNKAKCGVDVMDKMVREYSVRAGTRRWPVAVFYNMIDMAALNAHVLYQACTGVQERRVDFLVELAKELANSHVSEKNACKEQLLCQQPATPSPGKRAKCQINRRCIKNSTNRRCVDCFKYACGKCSKPMNWQCQMCADSADSAQNEG